A part of Paraburkholderia largidicola genomic DNA contains:
- a CDS encoding RrF2 family transcriptional regulator: protein MSHISAGVEYGLHCLLFLTEAAPGGVPEASVRDLAELQGVPADYVAKLFTKLHKAGLVIATEGAKGGFALARPANQISVLDVVTAIDGDKSLFECREVRTRCAVFGETAPTWATSGVCSIHAVMQNAEKRMREALATQSLEDLAVRTTAKAPRTYGPQVVKWLDGRTTGRRRDRGGSRNGSTPGSRS from the coding sequence GCAGGCGTCGAATACGGATTGCACTGCCTGCTTTTCCTGACGGAAGCGGCGCCCGGCGGCGTGCCCGAAGCGAGCGTGCGCGATCTCGCGGAACTTCAAGGCGTGCCCGCCGACTACGTGGCGAAATTATTTACGAAATTGCATAAGGCCGGGCTGGTCATCGCGACGGAAGGGGCGAAGGGCGGTTTTGCGCTCGCGCGTCCGGCAAACCAGATTTCGGTGCTCGACGTGGTGACGGCGATCGACGGCGACAAGTCCTTGTTCGAGTGCCGTGAAGTGCGCACGCGTTGCGCAGTGTTCGGCGAGACGGCGCCGACCTGGGCGACGAGCGGCGTGTGCTCGATTCATGCCGTGATGCAGAACGCCGAGAAGCGCATGCGCGAGGCGCTGGCAACGCAATCGCTGGAGGACCTGGCGGTCCGCACGACGGCGAAGGCGCCGCGCACATATGGACCGCAAGTCGTGAAGTGGCTGGACGGCCGCACGACGGGCAGGCGCCGCGATCGTGGCGGTTCGCGCAATGGTTCGACGCCCGGCTCGCGTTCCTAA